One part of the Arabidopsis thaliana chromosome 1 sequence genome encodes these proteins:
- the ALATS gene encoding Alanyl-tRNA synthetase (Alanyl-tRNA synthetase (ALATS); FUNCTIONS IN: alanine-tRNA ligase activity, ligase activity, forming aminoacyl-tRNA and related compounds, nucleotide binding, nucleic acid binding, ATP binding; INVOLVED IN: alanyl-tRNA aminoacylation, response to cadmium ion; LOCATED IN: mitochondrion, chloroplast; EXPRESSED IN: 25 plant structures; EXPRESSED DURING: 13 growth stages; CONTAINS InterPro DOMAIN/s: Threonyl/alanyl tRNA synthetase, class II-like, putative editing domain (InterPro:IPR018163), Alanyl-tRNA synthetase, class IIc (InterPro:IPR002318), Alanyl-tRNA synthetase, class IIc, anti-codon-binding domain (InterPro:IPR018162), Alanyl-tRNA synthetase, class IIc, core domain (InterPro:IPR018165), Threonyl/alanyl tRNA synthetase, SAD (InterPro:IPR012947), Alanyl-tRNA synthetase, class IIc, N-terminal (InterPro:IPR018164), Phosphoesterase, DHHA1 (InterPro:IPR003156); BEST Arabidopsis thaliana protein match is: Alanyl-tRNA synthetase, class IIc (TAIR:AT5G22800.1); Has 14725 Blast hits to 14601 proteins in 3159 species: Archae - 403; Bacteria - 7275; Metazoa - 708; Fungi - 195; Plants - 148; Viruses - 0; Other Eukaryotes - 5996 (source: NCBI BLink).) translates to MRLVKAASLLISSTKPPSRVFYSSHLRRPFFSHFRFSSSSSTSSSVAVMPGSEPSETQWPAKRVRDTYVDFFRGKGHKFWPSSPVVPHNDPTLLFANAGMNQYKPIFLGTADPNTELSKLSRACNTQKCIRAGGKHNDLDDVGKDTYHHTFFEMLGNWSFGDYFKKEAIEWAWELLTKVYGLPTDRIYATYFGGDEKAGLQPDNEARDIWLKVLPSGRVLPFGCKDNFWEMGDTGPCGPCTEIHYDRIGNRDAASLVNNDDPTCLEIWNLVFIQFNRESDGSLKPLPAKHVDTGMGFERLTSVLQNKMSNYDTDVFMPIFDDIQKATGARPYSGKVGPEDVDRVDMAYRVVADHIRTLSFAIADGSRPGNEGREYVLRRILRRAVRYGKEILKAEEGFFNGLVSSVIRVMGDVFTELKEHEKKITDIIKEEEASFCKTLAKGIEKFRKAGQAVQGNTLSGDDAFILWDTYGFPLDLTQLMAEERGLLVDVDGFNKAMEEARERSRSAQNKQAGGAIVMDADATSTLHKAGVSATDDSFKYIWFQDHESELKAIYTGSTFLESSAASDNVGLVLGSTSFYAEQGGQIFDTGLIEGSFGTFNVCNVQIFGGFVLHIGYLSKETGEVSVGDKVICKVDYERRKLIAPNHTCTHMLNYALKEVLGDHIDQKGSIVLPEKLRFDFSHGKPVDPEDLRRIESIVNKQIKDELDVFSKEAVLSEAKRIKGLRAVFGEVYPDPVRVVSIGRKVEDLLADPENNEWSLLSSEFCGGTHITNTREAKAFALLSEEGIAKGIRRVTAVTTECAFDALNAASLLEREVEDASRAEGSALEKKVSALKSRVDAAIIPAAKKADIRTKIASLQNEVRKAQKKIAEQNLKKSVKLATEAAESAASDGKTFCIIQLDVGLDAAAVREAVSKVMEKKGMSIMVFSTDESTNKAVVCAGVPEKSDQFKPLDVTEWLTTALGPLKGRCGKGKGGLASGQGTDASQVQAALDMASSFASMKLN, encoded by the exons ATGAGATTAGTGAAGGCAGCTTCTcttctgatttcttcaacCAAACCTCCGTCTAGGGTTTTTTACTCTTCCCATCTCCGCCGCCCTTTTTTCTCTCACTTCcgtttttcttcctcttcgtcGACGTCTTCCTCCGTCGCAGTCATGCCGGGTTCCGAACCATCGGAGACTCAGTGGCCAGCAAAGAGAGTCCGGGATACTTATGTCGATTTCTTCAGAGGCAAAGGCCACAAGTTCTGGCCATCAAGCCCCGTTGTTCCTCATAATGATCCTACTCTTCTCTTCGCTAACGCTG GAATGAACCAGTATAAGCCAATATTTTTGGGTACGGCCGATCCAAATACTGAGCTTAGCAAGCTATCTCGGGCATGTAACACCCAAAAGTGTATTCGTGCTGGTGGAAAGCATAATGATTTGGATGATGTCGGCAAAGATACGTACCATCACACCTTCTTTGAAATGCTTGGTAACTGGTCCTTTGGAGATTATTTCAAGAAGGAAGCTATCGAATGGGCTTGGGAGCTCTTAACCAAG GTCTATGGGCTACCGACTGATCGAATCTACGCTACATATTTTGGCGGTGATGAGAAAGCTGGCCTTCAACCTGATAATGAGGCTAGGGATATATGGTTGAAGGTTCTTCCATCTGGACGTGTGCTGCCATTTGGTTGCAAA GACAATTTCTGGGAAATGGGCGACACAGGTCCGTGTGGACCTTGTACTGAAATACATTATGATCGCATTGGTAACCGTGATGCTGCATCCTTAGTTAACAATGACGATCCAACATGTTTAGAAATATGGAATCTTGTCTTTATTCAG TTCAACCGAGAAAGTGATGGCTCGCTAAAACCTCTGCCTGCTAAGCATGTTGATACCGGGATGGGCTTCGAGAGGTTGACTTCTgttcttcaaaacaaaatgagcAACTATGATACAGATGTGTTCATGCCTATCTTTGATGACATCCAAAAG GCAACGGGAGCTAGGCCATATTCTGGAAAAGTTGGTCCGGAAGATGTTGACAGAGTTGACATGGCATATAGAGTGGTTGCTGATCATATTAGAACCCTATCATTTGCAATTGCGGATGGCTCTCGTCCTG GTAATGAGGGCCGTGAGTATGTTCTGCGGCGTATTCTTCGTCGAGCGGTTCGCTATGGAAAGGAGATCCTAAAAGCTGAAGAAGGATTTTTCAACGG GCTTGTAAGTTCTGTCATTCGGGTGATGGGCGATGTCTTTACAGAGTTGAAGGAACATGAGAAAAAGATCACAGATATAattaaagaagaggaagcaaGCTTTTGCAAGACCTTGGCAAAG GGAATTGAGAAATTTCGGAAAGCTGGACAGGCGGTTCAGGGGAATACACTGAGTGGAGAT GATGCTTTTATCTTATGGGATACATATGGTTTCCCGTTAGATTTAACTCAG TTGATGGCTGAAGAAAGAGGGTTACTGGTTGATGTTGATGGTTTCAACAAAGCCATGGAAGAGGCGAGGGAAAGATCGAGAAGTGCCCAGAATAAG CAAGCTGGTGGTGCCATTGTTATGGATGCTGATGCTACATCAACATTGCACAAGGCTGGTGTTTCAGCAACAGATGATTCTTTTAAATACATTTGGTTCCAG GACCACGAGAGTGAACTAAAGGCAATCTATACTGGCTCTACTTTCCTAGAAAGTTCAGCTGCTAGTGATAACGTGGGACTAGTATTGGGGTCTACAAGCTTCTATGCTGAGCAGGGTGGTCAG ATTTTTGACACTGGACTTATAGAAGGCTCGTTTGGGACATTCAATGTATGCAATGTACAAATATTTGGGGGCTTTGTTCTTCACATTGGTTATCTCTCTAAAGAAACTGGAGAGGTATCTGTGGGTGATAAAGTGATTTGCAAG GTTGACTATGAGAGGCGTAAACTCATCGCTCCTAATCATACTTGCACACATATGTTGAATTATGCCCTGAAG GAAGTGCTCGGGGATCATATTGATCAGAAGGGATCAATTGTTCTTCCTGAAAAACTGcgatttgatttttctcatg GCAAGCCGGTTGATCCTGAAGATTTGAGAAGGATCGAATCCATAGTGAATAAACAGATCAAGGATGAATTAGATGTGTTTTCCAAGGAAGCTGTGCTTTCTGAAGCCAAGCGCATCAAAGGTCTAAGAGCAGTGTTTGGAGAA GTCTACCCCGATCCCGTCAGAGTGGTGTCAATTGGGAGGAAGGTTGAGGATCTCTTGGCTGATCCTGAAAACAATGAATGGTCATTGCTTTCTTCCGAGTTTTGTGGAG GAACCCACATAACAAACACCCGCGAAGCCAAAGCATTTGCTCTTCTATCGGAGGAGGGAATTGCTAAAGGTATTCGTAGGGTAACTGCTGTGACTACTGAATGTGCTTTTGATGCATTGAATGCGGCGTCCTTACTTGAAAGAGAAGTAGAGGATGCCTCCAGAGCGGAGGGAAGTGCATTGGAAAAG AAAGTTTCTGCTTTGAAAAGCCGAGTAGATGCAGCAATTATCCCAGCAGCTAAAAAGGCAGATATTAGGACTAAGATTGCTTCGCTTCAG AATGAAGTAAGAAAAGCTCAGAAGAAAATAGCGGAACAAAACCTGAAAAAATCTGTCAAATTAGCAACAGAGGCAGCTGAGTCCGCAGCATCAGATGGGAAGACTTTCTGCATAATCCAGCTGGATGTGGGTCTTGATGCAGCAGCTGTGCGAGAGGCCGTTTCAAAAGTCATGGAAAAGAAG GGTATGTCGATAATGGTGTTCAGCACAGATGAAAGCACAAACAAGGCGGTTGTGTGTGCAGGAGTGCCAGAAAAATCAGACCAGTTTAAGCCGTTAGACGTCACTGAATGGTTGACAACTGCATTGGGTCCTCTAAAAGGAAGGTGCGGGAAAGGGAAAGGTGGTCTTGCATCAGGGCAG ggaACGGATGCTTCTCAAGTGCAGGCGGCTTTGGATATGGCTTCATCATTTGCATCAATGAAGCTCAACTGA
- the ALATS gene encoding Alanyl-tRNA synthetase (Alanyl-tRNA synthetase (ALATS); FUNCTIONS IN: alanine-tRNA ligase activity, ligase activity, forming aminoacyl-tRNA and related compounds, nucleotide binding, ATP binding, nucleic acid binding; INVOLVED IN: alanyl-tRNA aminoacylation; LOCATED IN: mitochondrion, chloroplast; EXPRESSED IN: 24 plant structures; EXPRESSED DURING: 13 growth stages; CONTAINS InterPro DOMAIN/s: Alanyl-tRNA synthetase, class IIc (InterPro:IPR002318), Threonyl/alanyl tRNA synthetase, class II-like, putative editing domain (InterPro:IPR018163), Alanyl-tRNA synthetase, class IIc, anti-codon-binding domain (InterPro:IPR018162), Alanyl-tRNA synthetase, class IIc, core domain (InterPro:IPR018165), Threonyl/alanyl tRNA synthetase, SAD (InterPro:IPR012947), Alanyl-tRNA synthetase, class IIc, N-terminal (InterPro:IPR018164), Phosphoesterase, DHHA1 (InterPro:IPR003156); BEST Arabidopsis thaliana protein match is: Alanyl-tRNA synthetase, class IIc (TAIR:AT5G22800.1).) gives MRLVKAASLLISSTKPPSRVFYSSHLRRPFFSHFRFSSSSSTSSSVAVMPGSEPSETQWPAKRVRDTYVDFFRGKGHKFWPSSPVVPHNDPTLLFANAGMNQYKPIFLGTADPNTELSKLSRACNTQKCIRAGGKHNDLDDVGKDTYHHTFFEMLGNWSFGDYFKKEAIEWAWELLTKVYGLPTDRIYATYFGGDEKAGLQPDNEARDIWLKVLPSGRVLPFGCKDNFWEMGDTGPCGPCTEIHYDRIGNRDAASLVNNDDPTCLEIWNLVFIQFNRESDGSLKPLPAKHVDTGMGFERLTSVLQNKMSNYDTDVFMPIFDDIQKATGARPYSGKVGPEDVDRVDMAYRVVADHIRTLSFAIADGSRPGNEGREYVLRRILRRAVRYGKEILKAEEGFFNGLVSSVIRVMGDVFTELKEHEKKITDIIKEEEASFCKTLAKGIEKFRKAGQAVQGNTLSGDDAFILWDTYGFPLDLTQLMAEERGLLVDVDGFNKAMEEARERSRSAQNKQAGGAIVMDADATSTLHKAGVSATDDSFKYIWFQDHESELKAIYTGSTFLESSAASDNVGLVLGSTSFYAEQGGQIFDTGLIEGSFGTFNVCNVQIFGGFVLHIGYLSKETGEVSVGDKVICKVDYERRKLIAPNHTCTHMLNYALKEVLGDHIDQKGSIVLPEKLRFDFSHGKPVDPEDLRRIESIVNKQIKDELDVFSKEAVLSEAKRIKGLRAVFGEVYPDPVRVVSIGRKVEDLLADPENNEWSLLSSEFCGGTHITNTREAKAFALLSEEGIAKGIRRVTAVTTECAFDALNAASLLEREVEDASRAEGSALEKKVSALKSRVDAAIIPAAKKADIRTKIASLQVISSFSLTNEVRKAQKKIAEQNLKKSVKLATEAAESAASDGKTFCIIQLDVGLDAAAVREAVSKVMEKKGMSIMVFSTDESTNKAVVCAGVPEKSDQFKPLDVTEWLTTALGPLKGRCGKGKGGLASGQGTDASQVQAALDMASSFASMKLN, from the exons ATGAGATTAGTGAAGGCAGCTTCTcttctgatttcttcaacCAAACCTCCGTCTAGGGTTTTTTACTCTTCCCATCTCCGCCGCCCTTTTTTCTCTCACTTCcgtttttcttcctcttcgtcGACGTCTTCCTCCGTCGCAGTCATGCCGGGTTCCGAACCATCGGAGACTCAGTGGCCAGCAAAGAGAGTCCGGGATACTTATGTCGATTTCTTCAGAGGCAAAGGCCACAAGTTCTGGCCATCAAGCCCCGTTGTTCCTCATAATGATCCTACTCTTCTCTTCGCTAACGCTG GAATGAACCAGTATAAGCCAATATTTTTGGGTACGGCCGATCCAAATACTGAGCTTAGCAAGCTATCTCGGGCATGTAACACCCAAAAGTGTATTCGTGCTGGTGGAAAGCATAATGATTTGGATGATGTCGGCAAAGATACGTACCATCACACCTTCTTTGAAATGCTTGGTAACTGGTCCTTTGGAGATTATTTCAAGAAGGAAGCTATCGAATGGGCTTGGGAGCTCTTAACCAAG GTCTATGGGCTACCGACTGATCGAATCTACGCTACATATTTTGGCGGTGATGAGAAAGCTGGCCTTCAACCTGATAATGAGGCTAGGGATATATGGTTGAAGGTTCTTCCATCTGGACGTGTGCTGCCATTTGGTTGCAAA GACAATTTCTGGGAAATGGGCGACACAGGTCCGTGTGGACCTTGTACTGAAATACATTATGATCGCATTGGTAACCGTGATGCTGCATCCTTAGTTAACAATGACGATCCAACATGTTTAGAAATATGGAATCTTGTCTTTATTCAG TTCAACCGAGAAAGTGATGGCTCGCTAAAACCTCTGCCTGCTAAGCATGTTGATACCGGGATGGGCTTCGAGAGGTTGACTTCTgttcttcaaaacaaaatgagcAACTATGATACAGATGTGTTCATGCCTATCTTTGATGACATCCAAAAG GCAACGGGAGCTAGGCCATATTCTGGAAAAGTTGGTCCGGAAGATGTTGACAGAGTTGACATGGCATATAGAGTGGTTGCTGATCATATTAGAACCCTATCATTTGCAATTGCGGATGGCTCTCGTCCTG GTAATGAGGGCCGTGAGTATGTTCTGCGGCGTATTCTTCGTCGAGCGGTTCGCTATGGAAAGGAGATCCTAAAAGCTGAAGAAGGATTTTTCAACGG GCTTGTAAGTTCTGTCATTCGGGTGATGGGCGATGTCTTTACAGAGTTGAAGGAACATGAGAAAAAGATCACAGATATAattaaagaagaggaagcaaGCTTTTGCAAGACCTTGGCAAAG GGAATTGAGAAATTTCGGAAAGCTGGACAGGCGGTTCAGGGGAATACACTGAGTGGAGAT GATGCTTTTATCTTATGGGATACATATGGTTTCCCGTTAGATTTAACTCAG TTGATGGCTGAAGAAAGAGGGTTACTGGTTGATGTTGATGGTTTCAACAAAGCCATGGAAGAGGCGAGGGAAAGATCGAGAAGTGCCCAGAATAAG CAAGCTGGTGGTGCCATTGTTATGGATGCTGATGCTACATCAACATTGCACAAGGCTGGTGTTTCAGCAACAGATGATTCTTTTAAATACATTTGGTTCCAG GACCACGAGAGTGAACTAAAGGCAATCTATACTGGCTCTACTTTCCTAGAAAGTTCAGCTGCTAGTGATAACGTGGGACTAGTATTGGGGTCTACAAGCTTCTATGCTGAGCAGGGTGGTCAG ATTTTTGACACTGGACTTATAGAAGGCTCGTTTGGGACATTCAATGTATGCAATGTACAAATATTTGGGGGCTTTGTTCTTCACATTGGTTATCTCTCTAAAGAAACTGGAGAGGTATCTGTGGGTGATAAAGTGATTTGCAAG GTTGACTATGAGAGGCGTAAACTCATCGCTCCTAATCATACTTGCACACATATGTTGAATTATGCCCTGAAG GAAGTGCTCGGGGATCATATTGATCAGAAGGGATCAATTGTTCTTCCTGAAAAACTGcgatttgatttttctcatg GCAAGCCGGTTGATCCTGAAGATTTGAGAAGGATCGAATCCATAGTGAATAAACAGATCAAGGATGAATTAGATGTGTTTTCCAAGGAAGCTGTGCTTTCTGAAGCCAAGCGCATCAAAGGTCTAAGAGCAGTGTTTGGAGAA GTCTACCCCGATCCCGTCAGAGTGGTGTCAATTGGGAGGAAGGTTGAGGATCTCTTGGCTGATCCTGAAAACAATGAATGGTCATTGCTTTCTTCCGAGTTTTGTGGAG GAACCCACATAACAAACACCCGCGAAGCCAAAGCATTTGCTCTTCTATCGGAGGAGGGAATTGCTAAAGGTATTCGTAGGGTAACTGCTGTGACTACTGAATGTGCTTTTGATGCATTGAATGCGGCGTCCTTACTTGAAAGAGAAGTAGAGGATGCCTCCAGAGCGGAGGGAAGTGCATTGGAAAAG AAAGTTTCTGCTTTGAAAAGCCGAGTAGATGCAGCAATTATCCCAGCAGCTAAAAAGGCAGATATTAGGACTAAGATTGCTTCGCTTCAGGTTATAAGCTCTTTCAGCCTTACA AATGAAGTAAGAAAAGCTCAGAAGAAAATAGCGGAACAAAACCTGAAAAAATCTGTCAAATTAGCAACAGAGGCAGCTGAGTCCGCAGCATCAGATGGGAAGACTTTCTGCATAATCCAGCTGGATGTGGGTCTTGATGCAGCAGCTGTGCGAGAGGCCGTTTCAAAAGTCATGGAAAAGAAG GGTATGTCGATAATGGTGTTCAGCACAGATGAAAGCACAAACAAGGCGGTTGTGTGTGCAGGAGTGCCAGAAAAATCAGACCAGTTTAAGCCGTTAGACGTCACTGAATGGTTGACAACTGCATTGGGTCCTCTAAAAGGAAGGTGCGGGAAAGGGAAAGGTGGTCTTGCATCAGGGCAG ggaACGGATGCTTCTCAAGTGCAGGCGGCTTTGGATATGGCTTCATCATTTGCATCAATGAAGCTCAACTGA
- a CDS encoding B3 domain protein (unknown protein; BEST Arabidopsis thaliana protein match is: unknown protein (TAIR:AT1G43171.1); Has 31 Blast hits to 31 proteins in 2 species: Archae - 0; Bacteria - 0; Metazoa - 0; Fungi - 0; Plants - 31; Viruses - 0; Other Eukaryotes - 0 (source: NCBI BLink).) has product MKIKHWDRWLASLKDDDYLKNIEAIKLYLAVMSIYEPDLLDEYMIDDDFHPMISRLKNVTLDVTSARFKELYITESKMNYARDELDGAMIISKTLTKSDIVGNVALPKAQVMSVLTRMNGVTDEGLDNGFEVQVHDIMEDDLYTVTLKRIDDMKYYFGTGWSTMKHSLDLVEGDVQKLYWDQFENKFIVLNFQHKTMGIMIPV; this is encoded by the exons ATGAAGATAAAGCATTGGGACCGGTGGCTAGCATCTTTAAAAGACGACGATTACCTCAAGAATATTGAAGCTATCAAACTTTATCTAGCCGTCATGTCAATATAT gAGCCGGATTTGTTGGatgaatatatgattgatgatgatttccATCCCATGATCTCTCGTCTCAAAAATGTAACTTTAGATGTAACCTCGGCTAGGTTTAAGGAACTATACATTACTGAGAG CAAGATGAATTATGCTAGAGATGAACTAGACGGGGCTATGATCATATCAAAGACTCTAACAAAGAGTGACATTGTTGGTAATGTGGCATTACCAAAAGCGCAAGTGATGTCTGTCCTCACGAGGATGAATGGTGTCACAGATGAGGGTTTGGACAACGGTTTTGAAGTGCAAGTCCACGACATAATGGAAGACGATCTGTACACAGTTACCCTGAAAAGAATTGACGACATGAAGTATTATTTCGGGACTGGTTGGAGTACTATGAAGCATTCATTAGATCTCGTAGAAGGCGATGTTCAGAAGCTCTATTGGGATcagtttgaaaacaaattcattgttCTCAATTTTCAGCATAAGACTATGGGAATAATGATTCCTGTGTAG